The genomic window cttctgaatatgCTGTAAAACCCTGAAGAAGACTAGATATATCAATAAGCACCATGACTAAATTTCATGTCTTATTAGGTACTTACAGCTAGCTCCTGTTGCAGAGATTTCACCTGGTGCTGGAGTGTTTCTATCTGttgattctctttctttgtagAATTCCCACTTGTGTAGGTAAGTTGTGAAAGACCATTAAGGGCTTCTTTTAGTCTTTCCACATCATTAAGTAGTTCTGTTATCTTAGAGAAAAAGTCAAGAGGAAGAAAGTTTCTATTACCCACTCATTAAATACTCATTTGAAAGCATTACAGATCTCATACCTCTATGAAGCTATCCTTTGACTTCACTCAGAACAATTTAGAATTCTAGCACATGGGGCACATTTATATGATAGGGTAGAAGTGGGGAATAGAGGTAGGGGCTAAAGATATGGCTACTATTCTCCTGTTTGTGCTTTAGATAGATTGTAGTCAGAAATCATGGGAATTGAAATGCAACTGAGGAACCAGCAAACAAGGGTATTTGAAGGGGGCAGGGactgagagggagaagaagactGTCCTACATATACTGTTGGGGAGAATGGAGATAAACGTGTAGGTCTGCAGAAGATAACAACAAGAATCTGGACAGTTTAATAAACTTTTATGGAGGTGATTGTTGAATAATGGTGGCAGAAAGGTCTCAAAGGTGCAGTGGAAAACAAGGAATATACCAATTCCTTAGGACTagcatggcacagtagatagagtggtaTACACTTGAGGCTAAGAAGACCTGGGATTAAATGCCATCTTTAATAGTTACTGACTGTATGACtatggaccagtcacttaacctctaagcttccctttcctcatccataaaatgagactAGATCTAATCACCCTTTCAGCTATATATCTATGATCCTTCTCTTCACTCTGTATATCATTGGATATGAAGAACAGTCAATATTAGACGGTCTCAAGAGATATGGTGTCTTCCACCATTTAAGGAGGGAACCCAGAGAAATCACCTTATCCTTTCCCACCCAGTTCTTTCCTGGACTTCATGGTATCCAGAAACTCAGTATTCTGTAAGATGAAAGCAAACTCTAAAACTCACAGTTCCTCAGCACCCCCTGCCCCTGGGGTCCTTCCCTACCTTTGGTttgaaaaaggggggagggaatcTTTGAAGAGCTTCTCTCTGATGCTCAGTTTGAGATGGACACAACAGGAATTGACCTTATCATTCCCCAACTCAATTAGTTTCCTGGACTTCATGATCTTTAAAAACTCATATTTCTGTAAGATGACATCAACTCTAAAACTGTCACTTTCTCAGATCATTTCTTGGTTCCAGGATTTCCATCATGCCCCTGCACAGGGTAACCTCCCACCCCCCGTTTTTGGTTTCTTCTTACATGCTGTCTTTGCCCATTaaattttgagctccttgagggcttgGACTATTTattcctctctttgtatccccactgcttaaCAAAGTtcatggtacatagtaagtgttgtGATTATTGACTGACTCTGGTATCTCCAAGAGAAAACCAAACTTGAGTAAGCAACAGTAAATGTAAGAAATTCAAGATAAAGAGAAcatacaagatcatagattttgaactagaaaggaccttagaaagtCACTGAGTTCAACatcttcatttacaaatgagaaagagtgattgacccaaagtcacacagatagtaactaACACAGCCAGGATGATCTTTTTACTATATCACAACTGAAGAAGATTCTGAGGGCACAGTGagaaataaggcaaaaaaaagttACTGACTAGGGGAAGATGAGATGAGCTGCTTAATGATAGGGGTAATTCAGTGTGCTCTACAGAAATGAGAAAGCATTCTGGAAAAGAAATGTAACATCCAGAGGACTAAGTAGTTGGCAGCTAGTGCTGGACAAGGGAATGGGCCATTAGGGCAACTGGTGCTGGGAGGTGACAGGGGAACTACATCCTTTTGGACATCAGTATCTAGAAAGCAGTCCCAGTCACCTTGCACTAATTCTAGCCTATAACAGCTTTCTCTTCTTCTGAACTACAAGAGTGTTAAGTGTCTTCCATTTGGCACTTAAATACTATCTTAGTTAtacagctgtgtgtgtgtgtatgtatgtatgtgtgtgtgtgtgtgtgtgtgtgtttgtagatATATCTAAGAGACTGTAAAAACTTGAAAGCAAAGGCTTTTATATTGCTTTGCATCCTCCACAAACCTGGTTGCTGTAAAAAGTATATGTAGTGCACTTTTTTTAACAGCCCAAAACATTTTTAACAGTAGACAATTAGTATTTTATGTACAAGGAGGAGCTATAATAAACCTGAACTTATTATCATGACATAATACCAGGTTTTATTTTCCAACTTATATCATGCAGATTTACTTACTGCCTACCTTattgtcttttgcttctatttgttCGGCAGATTCTTGCATTCTTCTTTGTAAATCAGTAATTGTTGTTAAGGATTTGTCACATCTCTCTTTCTGGTCCTTTATTTCTTGTTCAATGCTTAAGCTCCTCAACTGTATCAATTCCTTTTCATCCTTTGCAGACAGTTCTGCCTTTTTGGCACGTGCAGCCTCCTCACATACTTCCTCATACTTTTTATTCAACATGGTCATATTTTCTGTAATACTGGTAATTTTTGCTTCTAAGGTATTCTTCACTGTGTTATATTCTGATAAATCAATAACCTCTCTAGATTCTAATTTCTTAAACGCTTGCTTCAAATTCTGAATCTCATCCTGGAGCTTAAAGATCTTTTCTGTTTTGGCTtgactttctccttctttttcactCAATCTAGCTTTCATGCACCCAACTTCTTTCTCCAATGCTTCCTTTATCTGCACATGTTCCACCAGGGACACAGAAGAGTGTTTTTGATTCTCTAACATCTGTTGTGATTCAGCTGCTGCCTGCTGAGCTTCCTCCTGGTGTCTCTGCTTTTCCTTGAGCTCTTCTTTCAGGGCCTCAATTGTGCCATTAAGAGAGTTTTTCAGCTCTTCAACTTGCCCTAAGTGAACATGTTGTTCCTGCAAAATTGCTTTGACTGCAAGTACCTCAGAGGtctgtttggcattttcttccaGGAGcttctctttctcactttttaCCTCTGTGTACTTCTCAGACAAATCCTTTAACTGTTTCTTAAGCTCTTCTGTTTTTTGGTTTAATGTCTTTTCCAATTCATGGGACTTTTCTATGAGAATATCCTTATTCTTCAAATCTTTCTGGATCATGAGGATTTCATTCTTTAACTCTTCATTTTCCTGCTGACATTTCCGAGTCTCCTCTTCCCCTACACTACATCTTTGTGTCTGTGCTAGCAACTGATCTTTGAGTTCCTTCACAGTGGCTTTAAAAGTTTTCTCTCGCTCTTCAAAACTAACAATTGGTGCATACTTTAGCTTAATGCATTCTTGTATTGTGTCGAGTTCTTTCTTCTGGGCTTCAATCTCAACAAGCAATGCTAAAATCTCTTTTTGACCCTCATTATATTTAGCAAGCACTTCAgcattgtttttctctgtttcttttaagCTTTTGTTAATAGCATCCATTTTATCTTTATGCTCTTTTATGCTGATAAACTCAGTTTTCATTTGGTTCTTAGAAtcctctaactttttttttaatgctccaTTCTCATCTTTTATTTGTACAGATTCTTGTTTTATAtctccaagttttcttttcacaTCTGTCAATTCTCTGTTAGCTTTGTCCAATGTGCTGCTTAATgctgctttaatttcttcatgggTTGTAACTGGCACATACTGTTCATTTATAGCTTTTTTTAGTTTTGCATTCTCAGATGTGATTACATGTaacttttcttttccatcatCACATTTTTTACTAAGTTCTGAAAATTCTTTATTGAGTTCAATGATATTGGATTTTAGAGCCATTAtctctttttcatggttttctagAGGGATATATGTAGCTTCAAGATGACTGACATTTTTacttaagttgtttttttccaacatcagtttctcagtttccatttttctttctttatacttttGCATCACATCCATTAGCTTTTTGTTCAAATCATCAACTATCAAAGCATgtgattttttcatttcttcattcaatttTAAAGGAATATAATAAGTTTTCATCTCAATTTCTAAATTCCGCAACTGCTGATTTAGTAGCTTATTATCTGAACAAACTTTCTCAAGTTCTTTCTGTAATGTCTGATTCCTCAAAGTTAACTCAGTGATCTTCTTTCCACTTTCACCTGACTTTTGTTCAAATTTGTCCTTAAGCTGTTCATGTTCTTCTGGTCTAATATGTTGAGAAAGCTTAGCTTTATAATTCTCAAGTTCTCTCTTTAACTGTCTAAGTTCAGCCTGTGATTTTTcatattctctttccatctctacaaacttttttgctttctcattcaCTTCATTTGATAATAAGCTCTTcatgttttcaaatttttctgtGGGGATGGAGAGGGCCAACTTTGCTGCTAACTCTTTTAGCTGACCTTCCATCTCCATggcttttcttcctctcttctctcgcTCTATTTCAGACATACTAAATTCTTTCTGTAATCGCTTATTTTCTTCTACTAGTCTCCCTTCATCTCTTCTGAATTCCTCTActaacatttcattttgtttgatttGGTTCTTCAACTTTCCTACTTCAGCAGAAGCTCCCTCatattttgctttcatttctttcaactGCTCCTTTAGTTCTGTTAATCTGCTATTTCCTGAAGCTGCTTCATTTGTCAAGTGCTCCTTCAGAGCAAGAAAATGAGTTTGCATTTGCTTTACTTTACCTTCTGAATCATACATTCTCTTTTGCACATCTTTTAAAGCATCTTCCAATTGTTTTATCTGGTCATCAGAATCCTCTTTGACTCTTTCACATTCTAATACCAAAGCTTTGCATTCTGCCACTTTATGGGCCAGTTCATTTTGGAGCTTAATCTTCTCTTGCTTAGTTGAATCACAAAAGGTTCTCATGGCATCTAACTCTttctttaaaatctcattttcagaAATGGTAGCTTGACTGGGTAAGGACAGTTCCAATGGTCTTAGCATAGATCTTGTTTGCAAGTGGGCTGGCACTGGAATACCTGAAGATGTAtactagaagaaaagagagaaaaaggatatCGATTATATAAAGCCTAAAGAAAAAGTATTAATATACTTGTTTGCTGGGTTTATAAAAGTTCATGGAACTATTTAGCCAAAAAGTTACTAGTCATAAAGAGAAATTTAGTTGAGATGGTGAGAAAAATTTTTTGTTgtacagttgtttcagtcatttctgactcttttgtgaccccatctggggttttcttaggcaaatatactggagtgagttgccattttttctccagatcattttacaaatgagaaaactgaggcaaactgggttaagcaacttgcccaggttcactcaGTTACtgcatgaggccagatttgaactcagagtcttcctgactctgttcaCTGCTCCAGCAAGCTGCTCTGAAGAGAAATCCTACAGCTAAGTTATAACAACTAATTCTGTTCATTAGTCTAATATAAGGActcttaatctttctttttttctgtcataggCTCCCTctggcaatctggtaaagcccAAGGATCTCTTCTTAAagtaatgttttcaaatgcataaaataaaatatataggattaaaaagaaaacaattatattgaaatacagttgtcaaaagattttaaaaataagtttgtgGACTTCAGATTAGGAAACCTCACAGGTACACAAAatagtcttcttttctcccttctgctcCCTACCCATTCACCACAATTCAGTTCCATAATATGAATACAcaactcttttttttgtattatattttaccCATCTTAAATCACAGCACATCAGATGTGAAGTGCTTCAAGACACTGATAAGAAACTATCAAGATTCTTTGGATGAAAAAGAACttctatatttattaaataaataaatttccaaGTACAATGTATTAACTCACAAATTTTAATAGGACAGGTGACCAGGATCCATCGTAaactcaatttaattttaaaaaaatacctattatgtgtaaTGACAATTACTGTATTTTAGAAAGTAAGCTGTGTAGGCAGACTGTAGTAGAAAGTGTATAATCCTAAATCTactaaaaaagggagaaaatgggaattttccttcaaaaacagaaaaaatttatGTACTTATTAGAAACATTAAAGAAGGTTGTGATTAATAGGtgtccatcaattagagaatggccaAATAAAggtgaaatggaatattatatatcactgtaagaaataatgaaaaaaacattcaaagaaacatgagatCTCTGTGAATTAACAGTAAAACtagcaatacaaagaaaataatttatttgaaggctatatataatatagtaaagaaaaacaactttgacagACTAAAAGTGAAAAATGACATGTGGTCAatgggtagattttttttttttcgctGAATAAAGAAAACTgtcattgagaatttttttcaatGCTCAGAATAGAGTAGAAAGAAATTTAAAGGGAGACACAAATGGGGACAACTTTGAAACTAACAtgttgaattaaatattttttaaaataaactatataagttcatggtttcatatataatcccttttattctttgtatatggaaatattcatgtttATTGATGTTTATCAAATTAAAAGTAgtgaaaaataagttttaaaaatttactttcatTTGTGTTTATGTCTGAATCTGGGTCAGTCTTGTCTCCTAGAATTTGtgcatagggtcatagatttatacccagtgataccactagtGCATGTATAGCaattagttaaaagaaaaaaggaaaggaactatatataaaaatgtcaataaaagcacttttttcttttagtaaaaaactggaaaccaaggagaTGCCCAAAGATTGTGGGATGGCTGAACAAAAAAGTGGAATATcatacaataagaaatgacaaaagaatggATCATTTGTTAGGAGGGTTgtattattggttttttttttttattttgggaagtagatggtgatggtgatgagagagaaggggagggaaggagggagggagagggagaggggagagagagagaggaagaagctccaataaagcatttaaaagaatatacaaaagagaacagaaggagatTCAGAGGGAGATACAGACAAGCTGAACAAGTTTTAAACTAATTTGctgaatatattatatacttttaaaaataagcttgAAAGTGAAGATCCACAGTATCATATgcaatttcccttttttatttttctttgtatatggaaatattcaaAGTTTTAAGTATGGTATATTTATAAACTTCAGGATAAcaaaaaatttttgaataaaaaaaagctttaattaCACTTCATTAAGAGTTTTAATATAAAATCTCACAAATATCCATAATAGGATAGAGTGCAATCTAATAAGTTGCCCACTTTATATACCCCCACCCCTAATAGCAAGcacaaaactgggaaggaaaaggCTGCCACAGATCtatgattttagcaaaaaaaCTTCTTTCCCCAGAAGCAGAATACTAACTTATCCATGACTTATAATCTTACTCAGTTGCTTCATGCATttcaaggttaagtaacttgcccctaATCTGTACAAGGTAGAGTAGGAACTCAataccaggtcttcttgactccaaggccagccctcaAGAGGTTCCCTATGCAAGAATCTCTCAATAAATACTTCATAAGTaacatgaaaattattttaagcaCTTTATTTTAGTGTCATTATAAATGCTAATCAATTAAATTTGAGTTATTCTCAAAAAGATTGAGAGAAAGGAAGCTGACAACATAGAAGCAAACTTGCAGCAGTGATTTTCTCTTGGCTTATAAAGTAAATCTTAAGCTATGATGACCTGGTGGAAGTTTAACAGTAGCTAATGCTACTATCAAGTTCATTTACAGCATCTACACTATCAGTATTCCTTACAAAGAGTTTATGACTAAAATTCTGAAGTATGTTTTGCtgacattttacatttcctttaaaaatcatagaatgtaagctttccTATTTGTTGCCTCCCTCATCACAATGTTCTCTTTGACAACAGGggctgtcttacttttctatttatatcccctGCACTTAGTACAAAGCTTTACACATatccagcacttaataaatgcttagttcATTCATAAAACTTACAGAAAAGAACCTATAGATTATGTAGTCCAACCCATTTATTCTCAgggatgagaaaaactgaggccaagagacattaaatgacttccccaaggtttATGGTAAATAAAGGTCTTTTCCTAGAACAAATTGGGGGGAAGTAGGAGAAAAAACAGAAGGGTATATATAGGAAAAAAACATTGCTTTCTCACTTTAAATCAGATTTTCATTGAAGCTAAGTCCCTGAAATATCCTTATTTTCAAATGCAAGtacatgaattttaaaagtaaaatattttttaaaattattcttgtcTCAGCTCTTCTTCATATGTACAAATAATTAAGAGATGACTGTGGAGTTACTAGGGAAAGcatgttaaaacaaacaaaaagaattttgacTCACTTGCTTAAGTTACTCTCACCAAAATTACTTCAGAGGTCACTGGAATGCTACATCTTTTTAAACCAGTTTTAGCAATGGACAACAAACCTGCTACAAAACACTAAAACTTGTTTCTTCAGTAAGTAATTTTCTAAATACATAAATTTTGTTTAATATAAAAAATGGTATAAAAGCATAAATCCTTAAGAGaggattttctttatttttgtttaagaGAAAGTTACCTGAGATTCTGTAGCAAAAATTTGATTTTGCTTATGAAGCATATCTTCTTTTCCtaaattaacaacaaaaaagaaattataaactaAATTTTCATACAAAAAAAAGCTTAAATGTTAGCTTGGTTCTATAATCTCAACTTATtacacacaaagaaaagaaaaatgagaaaaatataaaaatacactTGATCCCAATAGTTTTTACATAAGATAGGatcaattataaaagataaatatTAAAATCACAGAATAAAAGAACCCTAGAATTGCAAAGGAACATAGTAGAAATCTATGTCAAGAATGCACTCTATATTCTAGCCAACAAAATCATtcagccttttcttgaagacatCTAGTAAGGAGAAACCCACGACCTCCCAGGGCAGGATATTCTACTTCATTCAGTCCAATTCAGTgggcagttattaagcacctacattgTGGTAGGTACTaatgatgcaaagacaaaaacaatagtTCCTATCTTCAAAAAGCTAATATTCTATTTGTTAGGAAACTTATCCCATGATCTGCCTTTCTACAACTGCTTTTCATTCTgccttctgccttctggggctgagaagaaaaaagtttaattcctcttccatatgagAGTCTTCCAATACTTAAAGATCTCTAAAAGCATGATAGCAAAAATTCTTGGATTTTGAGTCTGagaacctgggttcgaatccaAGTCCTATTATACCATATgtagggcaagtcatttgaccattAGGATCCTTGTTTCTTCAagtatatgatctctaaggtctacTTTCAACCCGGAACTTCTAGTCTCATGTCTTTTCTTCAATACACTAAACATCACCACCATCCTTCAGCTGGATGGCAGGATCAGTCCTGTTCCCATGCTGGTTGCCCTCCTCTTCAAACTTGGGAGGTGATGCTAGCTTAAAAATGTCATTTCTAAACTGCGCTGCCTAGAACTGTATACAATATTCAGAATGTGTTCTGATCAGGGGGAAAAACAGTGAAACTATTGGCTCTGTAGTCCTGGACACAAAAGCCTCTTCAAAATCAACCTAAGATTGCTTCATTTGGCTAACACTGTGTTTCTGATTCAttaaaaagaccttagaggtcgaCTAATTGAAACTcttcattttgcatattttaaagaaacaacTCCAGGCACTTGCTgaaagtcacacagacagtaaatggcagaactggaattttcTGACTGTTTTTCTGATTGATTTTTAGTGTCTCCATCACTCTGgctactatgccatgctgcctttccCAAAGAAAGTAAtcaaaatacttaataaatgaagaaaagcaaatcaagACAAGCTTAAGATCCACTTTATATCACTAGAacgtgcaaaatatttttaaacaggtAAAATCGAAGATTAGCAGGACTGTGGGGAAACAGGCACTTTAATACATAATTAGTGAGTCTACAGAATAATCCaaaatattttggagagcaaAATGCCAATATATAGTAAGAGCACAAAACTGATCATACTTTTTTTTATCCTGTAGGCTCCATTGGTAAGATTCTATCCTCTCAAAAATcatcaggaaagaaaagaggtcttatccatacaaaaaaaaaaatcatatctgctttatttgtaataacaaaaaattggaaacaaactGTGTCAAAGAAGTGGAGAAAGacaataaattatggtatattggaataatgaaatattatgtgCATTTAAAAATCTGGACTTACTAGGGTCATGCAAAAAACAGTAAAGAATGAGAGAAGTGAAGGGCTAGGGAGACAATAGACAGTGGGTTTGGtagcaggaggaggagagaaggaaagaaggaaagaaaatgggacCAAAGATATGGAACTTTGGGCAGTCCTAGAAGTACTAGAAGGAAGAGTCCCATGAGGCAGAAGTGAATAtatcccaggcatgggggaatgGCCTGTGCAAAAGCACAGAGTTGGGAAATAGAGTTATATgtgagaaacagaaggaaagtttggctggattgtagagcTCAGGCAAGGGAGTAACATACAGTAAGTTTGAAAAGATAAGGTGGGTTCAGGCTGTAAAAAGTACTaaaaagaggaatttatatttgatcctagaaggaacagggagccaaagaagtttaCTAAGTAGGGAAGCAAtatggttagacctgtgcttAAGAAAATTCAATTTGGCAGCAACATGTAGGATGGAGAGgaatgagagacttgaagcagggagattaATTTGGAAGCCATTGCAATAATTAAGGTGGGGAGGTGGTGTTAGCTATGTGAGTGAACAAAATGCATCCAACAATGTAAGAGATGGGATAGAGAGGTAAAAATAGTAagttttggcaactgattagatatgttgGAGAATAAGTGAGGAGATGATGATAACAAGTTTATGAACCTAAGCATCTGGAAGAATAATGAGGAAAAGCTTTGTTCCCTTATGAGGAAACATTCTGAAAAGCTTTAGCTGCTTTACAAATACAAGCCATACTATTAAAATGAAGCATGTCCTGATTTCCCGGCAAAAATATACAGTAGGTGGTTTGTTCACATGTTAACAAAagatgtttgttcattttcttaaatGATCAAGTTATAGATTgacaatgacaaaataaaatgacTGCAAAactgcttataaatattttagatttttcctGTGTAAACACTGACAATTTTTTAATATCCATATTGTgttaaatatgttttttaaagttaTCTCCCTCTTAATATTACTTCTAGAACTTGTTCAGAGCCCTTAACTTTATTATTTCTCATGCCTCTTTttgattgtaaggtccttgagaggcAGGGACTGGattattgtctttcctttttacaTTCTCAGAAATTAACATagtactttgcacacagtaagagtTTAATACATGTGTTGTAGTTCATAAAATATACAGCATATCTATAACAAGTGAAAAACCTTAGGCACTAACTCATGTTTATTGAGATTATTAATAACTTGTGTCTCTAAATATAATTTGTTAATTCTCCATTAATTTTCTATGAGTTTTGGGGGgcataaaatgtaatattttatatattaaggTTTCAGAATTTCATTAGTATGTATATTCCCTTTACCAATATTGATCATAACCTGTTCAAAAAGCAGGCATACTAACTCTGAAAATTACTGTAGCCAAAATATTCAATTAACCTACAACCAAACTGGGGATGAGTCTCTCCAAACAGGACCTCAGAAGCACAAATTTCACTGCCAAGTCCATACTCAAAGCCAGTACTTGGTTTGGTGGAAACTGTCAGAGTCTGTCCTCTGACGACAGCTATTAGAAAGTCAGGGTAACCTCCATACCAAaatgtacattttgtacattagTACAttagtaaaggagaaaatgtagatatgtgtttatgtgtgtgtatatacatatatatatacatatatatatgtatatacatacacaaacatatgtatgttGGGTATTAGGCAGTTTAAAGTAGAGAACACTGAAAAAACCTGGAAGGTAAAACATGTATGGCTTCAATTGTAATAGTGGTTTCTTGAAATTCcaagaagttttaaaatatttactcatATTTCTTATAATCACTTTCAGGAACGTATGCAGGAATTTCCCCTAATATGTGAGGAAGGGtatctttctttcatttaaagaAAAGGTCTCATTT from Notamacropus eugenii isolate mMacEug1 chromosome 1, mMacEug1.pri_v2, whole genome shotgun sequence includes these protein-coding regions:
- the UACA gene encoding uveal autoantigen with coiled-coil domains and ankyrin repeats isoform X1 gives rise to the protein MKSLKSRLKRQEGPAPAPASGAALPQATDWNKYDDRLMKAAERGDVEKVSSILAKKGINPGKLDVEGRSAFHVVASKGNLECLNAILVHGVDIIASDAAGRNALHLAAKYGHALCLQKLLQYNCPTEHADLQGRTALHDAAMADCTSSIQLLCDHGASVNAKDADGRTPLILATQMCRPAICQLLIDRGADVNARDKQNRTALMLGCEYGCKDAVEVLIKNGADVSLLDALGNDSSYYARIGDNLDILTLMKTAIENTNKGREPSKKGLSFQQVSYVPPKRNLLHMQDEGNIKPYQREQKNVQVMLQETGTLKEMDLEAENEDLKEKLRNIQQEQRILVDKVNGLQLQLNEEVMVADDLENEKEKLRSLLTAKEKQHEESLRTIEALKNRFKYYESDYGGAGSHFNNRKEDMLHKQNQIFATESQYTSSGIPVPAHLQTRSMLRPLELSLPSQATISENEILKKELDAMRTFCDSTKQEKIKLQNELAHKVAECKALVLECERVKEDSDDQIKQLEDALKDVQKRMYDSEGKVKQMQTHFLALKEHLTNEAASGNSRLTELKEQLKEMKAKYEGASAEVGKLKNQIKQNEMLVEEFRRDEGRLVEENKRLQKEFSMSEIEREKRGRKAMEMEGQLKELAAKLALSIPTEKFENMKSLLSNEVNEKAKKFVEMEREYEKSQAELRQLKRELENYKAKLSQHIRPEEHEQLKDKFEQKSGESGKKITELTLRNQTLQKELEKVCSDNKLLNQQLRNLEIEMKTYYIPLKLNEEMKKSHALIVDDLNKKLMDVMQKYKERKMETEKLMLEKNNLSKNVSHLEATYIPLENHEKEIMALKSNIIELNKEFSELSKKCDDGKEKLHVITSENAKLKKAINEQYVPVTTHEEIKAALSSTLDKANRELTDVKRKLGDIKQESVQIKDENGALKKKLEDSKNQMKTEFISIKEHKDKMDAINKSLKETEKNNAEVLAKYNEGQKEILALLVEIEAQKKELDTIQECIKLKYAPIVSFEEREKTFKATVKELKDQLLAQTQRCSVGEEETRKCQQENEELKNEILMIQKDLKNKDILIEKSHELEKTLNQKTEELKKQLKDLSEKYTEVKSEKEKLLEENAKQTSEVLAVKAILQEQHVHLGQVEELKNSLNGTIEALKEELKEKQRHQEEAQQAAAESQQMLENQKHSSVSLVEHVQIKEALEKEVGCMKARLSEKEGESQAKTEKIFKLQDEIQNLKQAFKKLESREVIDLSEYNTVKNTLEAKITSITENMTMLNKKYEEVCEEAARAKKAELSAKDEKELIQLRSLSIEQEIKDQKERCDKSLTTITDLQRRMQESAEQIEAKDNKITELLNDVERLKEALNGLSQLTYTSGNSTKKENQQIETLQHQVKSLQQELADANRQHQEVIAIYRMHLLSAAQGHMDEDVQAALLQIIRMRQGLVC
- the UACA gene encoding uveal autoantigen with coiled-coil domains and ankyrin repeats isoform X9: MKSLKSRLKRQEGPAPAPASGAALPQATDWNKYDDRLMKAAERGDVEKVSSILAKKGINPGKLDVEGRSAFHVVASKGNLECLNAILVHGVDIIASDAAGRNALHLAAKYGHALCLQKLLQYNCPTEHADLQGRTALHDAAMADCTSSIQLLCDHGASVNAKDADGRTPLILATQMCRPAICQLLIDRGADVNARDKQNRTALMLGCEYGCKDAVEVLIKNGADVSLLDALGNDSSYYARIGDNLDILTLMKTAIENTNKGREPSKKGLSFQQDLEAENEDLKEKLRNIQQEQRILVDKVNGLQLQLNEEVMVADDLENEKEKLRSLLTAKEKQHEESLRTIEALKNRFKYYESDYGGAGSHFNNRKEDMLHKQNQIFATESQYTSSGIPVPAHLQTRSMLRPLELSLPSQATISENEILKKELDAMRTFCDSTKQEKIKLQNELAHKVAECKALVLECERVKEDSDDQIKQLEDALKDVQKRMYDSEGKVKQMQTHFLALKEHLTNEAASGNSRLTELKEQLKEMKAKYEGASAEVGKLKNQIKQNEMLVEEFRRDEGRLVEENKRLQKEFSMSEIEREKRGRKAMEMEGQLKELAAKLALSIPTEKFENMKSLLSNEVNEKAKKFVEMEREYEKSQAELRQLKRELENYKAKLSQHIRPEEHEQLKDKFEQKSGESGKKITELTLRNQTLQKELEKVCSDNKLLNQQLRNLEIEMKTYYIPLKLNEEMKKSHALIVDDLNKKLMDVMQKYKERKMETEKLMLEKNNLSKNVSHLEATYIPLENHEKEIMALKSNIIELNKEFSELSKKCDDGKEKLHVITSENAKLKKAINEQYVPVTTHEEIKAALSSTLDKANRELTDVKRKLGDIKQESVQIKDENGALKKKLEDSKNQMKTEFISIKEHKDKMDAINKSLKETEKNNAEVLAKYNEGQKEILALLVEIEAQKKELDTIQECIKLKYAPIVSFEEREKTFKATVKELKDQLLAQTQRCSVGEEETRKCQQENEELKNEILMIQKDLKNKDILIEKSHELEKTLNQKTEELKKQLKDLSEKYTEVKSEKEKLLEENAKQTSEVLAVKAILQEQHVHLGQVEELKNSLNGTIEALKEELKEKQRHQEEAQQAAAESQQMLENQKHSSVSLVEHVQIKEALEKEVGCMKARLSEKEGESQAKTEKIFKLQDEIQNLKQAFKKLESREVIDLSEYNTVKNTLEAKITSITENMTMLNKKYEEVCEEAARAKKAELSAKDEKELIQLRSLSIEQEIKDQKERCDKSLTTITDLQRRMQESAEQIEAKDNKITELLNDVERLKEALNGLSQLTYTSGNSTKKENQQIETLQHQVKSLQQELADANRQHQEVIAIYRMHLLSAAQGHMDEDVQAALLQIIRMRQGLVC